The DNA segment CTGCGCATCGTCAGCAAGGAGGCCGCCTACCAAGCGGCAGTGCCGCCGGAGCTCTACGAAGCGCTGGGCAAGACCGGCCACCCGGTGGGCAGCTACCTGATGGACATCCAGCGTGACGCACTCAGGCATCTGTGGCGAGGCATCGTGGAAGGCCAGATTGCCCGGCTCGACAAGCGGTGGTTCTATGACACCTTCGTCGCGCGCCCCGGGCAAGGCGCGCAGGCCTTCGAGGCGTGGCGGACATCCGCCGAGGCTTCCTTCGACGCGGTGTGGGAGAGCATCAGCCGGCTGAACCTCTACGACCCGCTCACGCTGCTGGCCGCCACCGAGGGGCCCGCAGGCATGTTGTTCCGCCCGGCCACCGTGCCAACGCGGGGTACGGGGGTGGTGGAAGTCATCGGGGCCGGGCAGGTGGCCGCACCCACGGACGCCAGAAACCTGATGTCCGCCCTCGCCAAGACCGCCCTGGCTGGCTGACAGGGCCTGCTGCGGCGGGCGGAGCCAGGGATCAACGCATCGGGATCACGAACACCTTGCGCGGCGCCGTGCATCCCGGGCCTTCGTAGGGTTCGCTGTCGCGCTCCCAGCCCGGGCCCGGGGACACCTGCGCGCAGACGCGCTGGCCATCCACCTTGCTGCGCCAGTAGTACCAGGCGGCCGGGCCGGCGTGCGCGGCCATGCAGCACAGCGCTGCCAGTGCGGCGCAGGCGGCGCGGCGCCCTGGCGTCGTTATTGCCGTGGCCTTGTCGAGCATGCGGAACTCCTTTCGCCGCCGATGTCCGCGGCGATCCTGGCTGCATTGTGAGGCGCCCGCGTGAAGCTGGCGCAAAGCAGGGAATTCGGCGTGCGCGATCAGCTGCCGGGAAACGGCGCGGTCACGATCCATCCCTCGACCGGGTCCAGGCCTGCAGGCAGGCCGTAGAGCGGGTCGCCCCGGGCATGGCGCTGCGCCGCCCAGGCGGCCTGCACGAGGCACAGCACGGCATCCAGGCTGTCGCCGCTCGCGTCGCCGGCCAGAGCGTCCCGCTGCGCATGCGTGAGCGCCAGCCGCAGGCCGAGGCGGGTGGCGCCCGATTCCAGGCCCGCGATCAGGTCCTTGCGGGCGATGAAGCGCTCGGTGGTCTGCTTCGCCGCCTCGTCGCTCTTGTAACTGCGCCGTCCGAGGATCTCGCGCGCCAGCAGGCCGGGATAGGCCTCCAGCGCCACGCGCGCCGGATCGCCCGCCTGCAGCCCGGGCAGGTGGACACCGGCGTCGATCAGCAGCGGCAGCCCCGCGTGCAGCATGTAGGCCACGGGCGGGTTCACCCATTTCATCGAGGTGCTGGAGCCGGCCGGCCCGTCAGTGGCCCGGTGGGCGAACTTCGCGCCCACGGGACGCGCGGCGCAGAAAGCCGCGAACGTTTCGCGGATCTGCGGCCGGGTGAGGCTGCGGTAGTGGGCCATGCTGCCGGCCCAGTCCACGGGCCAGCCAAGAGCCTCCAGCAGCCCGCGCGGCAGGCCGAACGGCAGGTCGAAGCCGCCCACCCAGGCACCGGGAGCTGCCAGCCAGCGACCGAAGGACTCCAGCGTCTCGAACCGCTCCAGCCCCGACAGCGCCACCCGGCCACCGCGTTCGCGGCCGACCGCGAGCACGATGGGCTTGCGCCGGCTCGGGCTGCT comes from the Paracidovorax avenae ATCC 19860 genome and includes:
- a CDS encoding DUF429 domain-containing protein; translation: MAAPALPPAPGPGPLLLGCDFSSSPSRRKPIVLAVGRERGGRVALSGLERFETLESFGRWLAAPGAWVGGFDLPFGLPRGLLEALGWPVDWAGSMAHYRSLTRPQIRETFAAFCAARPVGAKFAHRATDGPAGSSTSMKWVNPPVAYMLHAGLPLLIDAGVHLPGLQAGDPARVALEAYPGLLAREILGRRSYKSDEAAKQTTERFIARKDLIAGLESGATRLGLRLALTHAQRDALAGDASGDSLDAVLCLVQAAWAAQRHARGDPLYGLPAGLDPVEGWIVTAPFPGS